The segment ACTGGCCCGCCAGGCTCAGCGCCTGTCGAATCTCCGCGCAGAATGCAGCAACGTCCTCCCGCAGCGCCGCTTCATCACGGCACGGCACATGCAGCAGATCCAAATCCTCGCGGTAATCATTCAGCACTTCGAACAGATCCCGCAGCGACGCGCCGTTACCCTCCGTTTCCAGGCCGCGTTCGAGGAAGGGCCGAACCGCCGGGCACTCCCCGGAGAACTGCGCCGTGATCCACCCCTGCCATGCTTCATCCGTCAGCGTCCGAGCGGTGGCCTGATCGGTGACGGAAAATCCGGGATCCACTCCCGCTTCCACGGGCCGCTGTGCAATCAGTTCGCGGCAAAAAGAGTGAATCGTGCTGACGGGCATCGCATCCAGATTCTGCAACGCGCGGCGATACTGCTCCACATACTCGTCTTCCTCCCGCGCCGCCGCTTCGAGCCTTTCCCGCAGCTTGATCTTCAGTTCTCCCGCCGCCTTTTCGGTAAAGGTAATCGCCACGATGTTGGAGAGCGGGGTCAGCGTTTCGCGCACAATCGTCAGGATGCGCGAGACCAGCAGCGTGGTTTTGCCTGTGCCCGCGGCCGCTTCCACCAGGAACACATTGGACAAATCGTTAGCGGCAAGGTCGCGGTCGGCGGCATCCACCAGCGGCAGTGTGAGGTCGATCATTTCACCTCCGCCAGTGATCGAAAACCGCGCGTCTGCTCAAGATCATAGCCCCACTTGGCTGTCGACCTCCCTGATCCGCAGGCTCCCCGTGCGCGGCACAGAGCACATTTGCTCTTCTCGGGAAACGGAAAGAACGCACCCTGCACAATCAGGATCCGAATGGTTGCCGCAGCGCGCAAAAAGTCCTCCCGCCCGCTCTGCCAGTCGGAGCCCGTGTATTCCGTCCGCACAACTTTTCTGCCTGCGGCCACATAGCAGTCCGCCGCGCTCTCCACCTTTCCGCCAAGCAGCATCTCCGCGGCAAGACGGATCACCGGCAAGTGCATCATCCGTCCCGCAAACAGCGAACTCCCTTTGCTGCGCTGCGGCTTGCCGGTCTTGTATTGCACCACGCGGGCCGTGCCGTCCGGGGCCACGTCGATCCGGTCCAGGATTCCGGAAAAGGACATGGGAGTACTGCCGTCCATATGCACGGTAAAGGCCCGCGCAAACTGGTCGGGAACAAAGGCGGTGGGCTCGGCGATTTCTCCCGATACAAAATCTGTGAGTGCACGATGCATGCGGTCGCGGTCGATCTGCCAGAGCAGGTGCACGCCGGTGCTGCTGTCGCGTTCGTAGCGCGCAAAGCGGTTATCCGCAACCCGTCGCAATCGCGTCAGGCACTCCCCATTCAATGGGAGCCGTCCCGCCTCCTTTTCGGCGCGGTAGAAGTCTTCGAGAATTTCCCGCAACAGAATCGTGCGCTCCAGCGCCGTGATGCGCTGCACTTCCGGCGGCTCTTCCACAGGCCACACATCCAGCGCGCGGTTCACAAAATAGTTGAACGGGCAGCGGGCATACTCTTCAAGATGTCTGGCACGCAGCGCCGGCCACTCGGCGCTGAACCAGTTCCCAAACCGCTTCTGCAAGGCGGGGTCGCCCATCATCCCGTCGAAGCGGGTGAAATCCCGTATCACGTGCCGCTGCACATCCGCCTCCACACCGCGTGCAAAGAACGGATGATCCGCCATCAGATACGTCAGCGCATCGCTCGTGCGCGCCTGCAACGCCTCGCCGAGCCGCGCTTCATGATACTGAAACACGGTCGCCGCGCGCTGCGGGTCGCTGCCGCGCAAACGGCTGACGGCAATCCGCCGGCCATAGGGCGTGGTCGCAATGAAAGACTCCAGCGCCGCGTAGTCAGCAGCATGGGCGGTGGCGGCTTCGATCACTTTCAGCAGATAGGTGGACGGCAGCCGGTCGCGGGAGGTCGCCTCGTCGCGGCGCGGATAGAACAGCACCGCCCGCCGGCGCGCGGACATCAACGCCGTGTGAAACAGGAACCGCTCGCGCTCATGCTCGTGCGCATGGGTCGGAATCGTCACGCCCCACTTCGACGCGAACAACTCCTGCAGCGTCTTGCGCTCATCGTCCAACAGCAACGGATCGGCGGACACCGGTTTCGGGATTTCTTTCTCCACCATACCGGGAATCAGCACTTCATCGAACAGAATTCCCGTCGCGGCATCCATCGGCGCCACCGTCGGCTCATGCACCTGAAAGCGGTCGCTGCGCCGCGCGCTCTGCGAGAGCACCGACATCGCCCTTAAACGCAGCGCTTCGGGAGTGAACGGGGCTTGCAAATCGTCCAACTCCGCCAGTTCCATCAGGCATTCCAGCAGCGCGCCGGAGTCATCGCCCATGTCGCAGACGTCGCGGAGTGCGGCCCACAGCGCCGCAACGGCTTGCCGCCATGTGCGACACTGCTCTACCGCAGCAAGGGATTGCCACAGCCGCTTCACGAAGCGGATCATGGCCTCCAATGAGCCAAGACGCTGCGCGCGGAAACGCTGCGTATCCTCATCATCCTCGCCGCCATGGTCCAGTTCCAGCACAAACCGGTTGCGCAGCTTCCCCAGCCGCTCCGGCCATGCGTTGCGGCCACTCACAATCCCCGCCAGCAAACTGAACTGATTCCATTCCGCCGTGGGGATCACGTCCAACGCGTTTTCCAAATCCTGCGGCCATTTCACCGGCGAAGACAGCAGAAACTCCATCACCACCGCCCGGCGGAATCGACCGTCCAGCAGCGCGGCCAGCCGGTTCAGCGCCCGGCCTGTGGGAGTATCCCCCAGCGTCCGGCAGCGGTGAAAATACCCCTGAATCCCCGCCTGTGCAAAGCTGCTGCGGAGCAGCGTCGTATAAGGATCGCTCTCCCGCAGCAGCACCGCCGTGCGCCGTGCAGGCATGGAATCCGCCAGCGGCGAGTACAATACGCTGCGCACCGCTTCTTCGGCCTCACGCTCGCGGCTCGGTGCGGATACCACCAGCAGACTCCCATCTTCGTCGGCAGGAACATCCGACCCCGGCGTGATCTCCTCAAAGAGTCCGCGCTGTACTCGCACAAGCAGCGTCTTCGTCGCGGGCAGCGGATCCAGCGCCAGTTCTTCAAATCCCCAGGCGCCAAAGGCCTCCCGCAGCGGCTTCACCCACGTGCAGGAGTGCCCTTCCGCATAGGGCAGATACGCCGTGGCCGCCCGCCCCTTCAGCAGCGCGGCGGCAAAACGCTTTTCCAGTTCGCTCAGTTCCGTCAGTCCGTAAAAGATCAGTGGCGCGGCATCGGGCTCCTCCTTCGCGGTCTCCGTGGCCAGTTCCAGCAGCGCCGCGGAATCGATGAAGCCGTGCGCAGCCATGCACTGCTCCAGGCTTTGCCAAATTGCCGTCAGATCGGAAACCTTCCGGCGCAGTGTGGCCAGCAGCGGATGCGTGAGCCGGTCCCGCATCTCGCGCAGCATCGCGTGTGTCATCCCCGCGCTGCGCAGGCCGTCCAGCGTCTTCCACGCGGCGCGGCGGAAGCCTTCGCGTGCGCAGATCCTGTCGAAGTAATCCAGCGGCGCGCAAAGCTCAAGTGCCCGCGCCATCACGGCATCACGCGTCACATCGTTCAGTGACCGCAACCCCCGCGCCGCGACCGCCTGCCCCGCCAATTCTCCGGCCACGTCCGCCATGGTGCGGAATTGCACGTTGGCATAGTTGCATCCCCGCCACGCCAGCTCCCGCTTCAGCGCCAGCCCCGCCAGATGGCCGCGCACAATCACCCGCAGCGGCGCGAGGGGATTGGCCCGGCGCTGCGCGCTGACCTCCGCGATGAATCTGCTCTGGAGTTCAGGAAAATTGCCGCAATAGCAAAGACGGGGAACAAGGGTCATGGGATTTGCAGGGTGAATGGACGAGACGGCCTGCCCGGATGGACAGAATAATCTAACTGACCGGTGGGTGAAAGTCAACGGTCGGAGAGAAAAAACCTGCGCTTTGGGCTCGGCACGCGACTTGCAAAGGGAAACTCGAGTCGAGGTTTTTTTAAGCGGCGGCAGCACACTTGCAGAAGTGACGTAAATCCATGTTAGCAATCATCGGAATCTTGATAGTCTTGGCGGGCGTGGCGGGTGGCTTCACGATGGGCGGCGGAAAGCTCCTCGTGTTGGTTCAACCGTCCGAGTTTGTCACCATCGGCTGCGCGTCGATTGGCGGCCTCCTCATTTCCGTACCGATCAAAACCCTGAAAACGGTGCTGGCCGATACCTTGGGCATCCTCAAGGGTGCGGGCTCGGACAAGTCGATTTACGTCGAAGTGTTGCAGCTTCTCAACGACCTGTTTCAGATTGCCCGCAAAGACGGTATCATTGCTCTGGAACCCCACGTCAATGACCCGAAAGAAAGTGCCGTGTTCAAGCGTTTTCCGCACATCCTTGAGAACCACTCGGCCCTGCCCTTCATCTGCGACACCATCAAGCTGTTCCTCGCCGGTTCGGTGCCTGCTCACGAAATCGAAATGCTGATGGACGCCGAAATCGACACGCATCACGAGGAAGCCGCGGTTTCCCCGGCGACCCTGTCCCGCCTCGGCGATTCACTGCCGGGCCTCGGAATCGTCGCCGCCGTGCTGGGTATCATTATCACGATGGGTCATATGGACGGCGGCGCAGCGGTGGTAGGCCATCACGTCGCTTCCGCCCTTGTAGGAACCTTCCTTGGCGTGCTGCTGGCGTACGGATTTGTCAATCCCCTCGCCGCCAACCTCGAAACCAAGAACCGCGCCGATTCGCGGCTGCTGTTTGTGATCAAAGCGGGAATTACCGCCTTCGCCAAAGGCATGGCGCCGTCGGTGTCGGTGGAATTTGCCCGCCGGGCCATTTTCCACAGCGAGCGGCCCACCTTCGAAGAAGTGGAAGAGATGATGCGCGCAGCCAAGAAGACGGCCTGACCTATGGCAGGTGAACACCACGACGAAGCTCCGGTCATCCGGATTGTCAAAAAGATTTCCCACGGCGGACATCACGGCGGCGCGTGGAAAGTGGCTTATGCCGACTTTGTGACCGCCATGATGGCGCTATTCATCGTGCTTTGGATTCTCGGGCAATCCGAAGAGACCAAGCAGGGTATCGCGGGCTACTTCCGCGACCCCAGCGGCGTCGGCGGATTCGGCGCCGGTGCGCTCGGCAAGCAATCGCGCATGACCATGTCCAGCCAGACCACGAACCACGGCGCCGACGCCACCGTACTCGATATGAAAGGCGATCCGCTGCAGCAACTCGAAAAGGAAGCGGACAAGCTGAAAGAGATGATCGAGCAGCAACCCGATCTGAAGGCGCTCTCGGGACAAATCAGCGTCGAGGTCACTCCCGAAGGCGTGCGCGTAGAAATCAATGAGAGCGAGAAGGCGGCGCTCTTCGAGAGCGGCAGCGCCAAACTCTCGTCGAAGCTGACTCAGGCCCTCAGCGTGCTTGGCGCCGAATACCGCAAGGTGTCCAGCATGGTGGTCATCGAAGGCCACACCGATTCCGCGCCGTATGCGCCAGGCAGCACCATGACCAACTGGGAGCTTTCCACGCAACGGGCCATGGAAGCACGGCGCGCACTGATGGACGGCGGCTTGCCTGAGCAGCAGGTGTACATGATCCGCGGCTTTGCCGACCGCCGCCCGCGTTTCGACAACGCCAGTGATCCGCGCAATCGCCGGATCAGCATGTTGCTGCTCAGTCCCGAAGGCTTGCGCATCGCCTCGGGCCAGACCCACGTGGTGGCCCCGGTCGCCGGCGGAGGTGCAAAGTGAAGCCGGGTGTGCGCGTTCTCTATCTGCTACGGGCGGAAGAAACCCATGCGCCAACGCATCTGCTGCGCGCGGCGGAAAGTCTGCACATGCTGCGGGCGGGGCGGCCGGCGGATGCTCCCGCGCGCGAGCACAAACCGCAAGTGATCTGCATTCATGCGCCCTTCGATCATGAAGCGCAGCACGCGCTGGAAGCGGTCTCCGATCTGCGGCTGCCTGTCTTAGGTATCGGTAGCGGCAGCATGGACGGCCTCACCTCTCAGGTTTCCGAAGTAATCCCCACTGAGGATTTGCGCTCGGTGCTGGGGCTGATGGCCTCCATCACCGAGGCCAGAGAGTCCGGCGGTGGATGCCAGGCCGAGAATGCCGGACACTGCCAGGGCAGTATGGTAGAAGATCTGGTGCGGCTGCTCGAACACATGCTCTGCCTGCGCTTCGCCGACCACAAGGAAAGCTCCGAGCGCGTGTGCGACGCCGCACTCTGGATCGGCAATCATCTCACGCTGCCCCCCGCTGAACTTAAGGACTTGCTCCGCGCGTCACGGCTGAGGGACATCGGCAAGCTGGGTCTGACCCACGCCATCGTCTTCGCCCGCCGCAGCGAACGCACGCCCGAGGAACAGGCCGCCTATGACCGCTATCCGGAGATGGGCGCGCGGGTGCTCTCCGAACTGCCTTCCTTCCGGTCAGTGGCCGAAATTGTCAAGTATCAATTGGAGAATTTCGACGGCAGCGGTCCGGCGGGATTGATGGCCCATCAGATTCCGCTGGGATCCCGCGTGCTGCGTGTGGCCGCGGCTTTTGCGGGCATCACCCTCAGCGGCGATAATCCGCAGCGCGCCGCCCGCGACGCCATCACCACTCTCGAGCAGGGCCGCGGTTCGCTGTTCGATCCGCTGCTGGTCAAGCTCGTCGCCAATTTCCATCAGGCGCGCAAGGATGTCAAACCGGAGACGGCCACCCGTTGGGTCCGTGTAACCGACCTCTCCGAAGGCATGGTCATCGCCGAAGATGTGTGGAGCCGCACAGGAATGAAGATTCTCCCCTCCGGTACGCACATCACCCCGCACATCCTAAGACTCATCCGCCAGTTCCCCTTAGACCCCTCGCTGGAATCGGTGCAGATCCTGAAGTAGAAACCGCCTGTGCATGCGTAAAAATCGGTAGGGGCGCACAGCCGTGCGCCCGTCTGACAGGTCACCTGACCGCCCACGCACGCTCCATCCGAATATCAGAAACCCCCGCTTACGCGGGGGTTTCTGGCATGAGGAACTATAAAAGGTGCGTCTTACAAATCGAATTCGTTCCCTTTGGGACCGCGCGGTATTCCCGCGCTGTCCCCCCGCCGCAGGCGGCCTTGGGGGCAGGCGTCACGCCTGCTACTTCACCAGCAGCATCTTGCGGGTCGCGCTGAAGCGGTCACCGATGGTGATGCTGTAGAAGTACAGACCGGATGTCAGATTCTGGCCGTTGAAGGACACCGAGTGGCGTCCGGCAGCGGTGTTCGCGTTGACCAGCGTGGCCACGCACTGGCCCATCGGGTTGAAGACCTTCAGAGTCACGTGGTTCGCTTCGAGGACATCGAAGGTGATGCTGGTAGTCGGGTTGAAGGGATTCGGATAGTTCTGCAGCAAGGCATATTCCGTCACCTGCGCCGGGGAGGATGCGGTCGGCGTGGCCGCCACGCGGCCTTCAATCCGGCTGTTGCCGTTGGCATCCACCGAGACGAGCTGGTACTGATACATTACGCCGTTCACAGCGCTGTTATCTGTCCAGGTGTACTCGCGGCCCGTGGTGCTGTTGCCAAGCCCCTCGATACGCGCGGACAACTGGCCGTCACGCATGACATCGAAATGATCGTTGCTGGTTTCCGAAGCCGTCGCCCAGTCGAGCGTCACGGCATTGTCGCCGGCCGTCGCGGTCAGATCGGTGCTGAGATTGACGGCGAGCTGGCCATCGAAACTCAGGCAGAAGCAGCCGGAGCACAGGGTGTAAATCTCCAGTGCCCAGACATTGTCATGCACCCAGTAAAGGTACATGTCAAAGCAGTCGGAATGACCGTAGTAGTTCTCGGGGTAAAAATGGTCGCCGCCGAGTACGAACGGATAGGCAGGCGGCGTGATCGCCGTGCATTGCACGTCGCAGTCCGTGTTCGCCGCATTGCAGCCGGCATGAAGCGTCAGCACCGGAACGGCGCCGATCCCATCGCGGTTGCCGTAAAGCAGAATCGCCGGGTAGGCAAACGCGTCTTCGCAAACGCGGATGCAGTAGCTGTGGCCCACATCGATCTGCGACGGTACGTTGGACACGCACTGGGCGAACGCCGCCGGGACAAGCAAGGCCGCAAGGGCCAGAAAGGCCAGAGTCTTGAGTACAGTTTTCTTCATCAGTGATTCTCCCAAATAGGTTTGTTCGTGCAACATCTTTCGTGTGTGAAGGGTGTTGGGGAGACTCACTTAATGTAGAGCAACTTGTTGGTGTAGCTGAACTGACCGCTCTTCAACGTGTACATGTACACGCCGGTGGCAAGTCCGTCCGCCGACCAGTTCATCGTGTAATTTGCGGCGGGCATGACGCGGTCCACGACCGTCGCCACTTCGCGGCCCAGCAGGTCGTACACCTTCAGCGTGACGCGGTCCGCATTGGGGATCGAGAACGCAAAGGTCGTGCGGCTGTTGAACGGATTCGGGTAGTTCTTCACGCTGTATTCGGTCGGCACCGCGCCGTTCAGGCCGGTGTTGGGCGTCGCGGACGCGACCACCGTCTGGCCGTCTACGTTATAGACGTGATTGCCCTGCGCGTCGGTGACGTGCAGCTTGTAGAAATACGTGCGGCCGTTCTCCACGTCGGTGTCGGTCCACGTGTAGCTCTGACGGGTCGTGCTGTTGCCGGCGGCGCCCACACTGTACATCGTGCGATAGACGCCTTCGCGGCTGTCCGCGCGCGTCACGATGAAACGGTTGGTGCCGGTCTCCGACGCCGTGCCCCAGTTCAGAGTTACGCTGCCGTCACCCGCAACGGCTCCGAAGCCGGTCATGTTGACGGGCAGGAAAAAGTCCGAACGCCAGATGCACACACAACCCGGGTTGGCGTTGCAATAGGTCAGCGTCAGGAACAGATGGCAGTTGGCGAACACGCGCTTGAACCAGCGGAACTGGCTCCAATCCACGCGCGGACAATTGGGATCGTTGCAATGCGATTCGGCAGGATCGCAACCGTTGGTCACGGTGACTTCCAGCAGATCGGGATTGTAAGTGGGATCTTCGCAGAAAATGGGAATCGTGTACGAGCCGTGGCAAATCCACGCGCAGAACGCGGTGTTGCGGCGGATCGTGTCGGGAAGCACCGGGGTGCAGCCCGCATCCTGATACGTGTAATAACCGTTCCCGCCTTCGACGTTCGCCAGCAGCGTGTCGCTGACGGACATGCGGTACATGAACTGATCGCTGTTGTTGTAAATGTCGATGTACGCGGTAATGACGTTTACCGTGTTATCCGGCAAATCGGTAAAACGGCTGGGATCGGTGGGGCTCAACTCAGCCTCACTCCACAGTTCTACCGGCTCAGGAACGTAGGTGTTGGTGTTTCCCACATACCCATTCGGATCCGACTGGGTATAGGATACACGGGCGTGGAACGGCGAATCGCCGATCACCACGGCATACATTTTCTGGGTTCCGACGTCGAAGCCCATGAACGCATTTTCTGTCGCGAAGCTACAGACGGAAAGCAGCAATAGTGCCGCAACTACAACAACTGTCTTAGCTCTTTTCATCCTCTTCTCCTCATGCTATAAGACCACATCGGAAGTCTGCCCCATTTAGGTCAGACTTCGCCTATTACGCTCGCACGCTTTACTGTGGTAAATATAGTTTGCATTGTTAAGGATGTCAAGTATTCTGCTAACATATTCATGTTTTTCCCACATCATCAAGGACCATTACAGACCCACTTGTGCCCACAAAAGTCTTATAAAAAACAGCTATTTGGTCGGCCAGCCCCGACCAAAACTCCGTCCCATTAAACCACAATTGACCCTTATGCCACTTGAGGTTGCTTTAGCATTCCTCTCCTCCCGCTTGTCTCCTTAGGGAGATCTTGTTTTGGCCTCCTTCGCCCCAACTGTGTCTAACTGTACCATAAACAAGGAGCCCCTGCAACCATTGCAGGGGCTTTCATGCGCCTTGTGATCACTTAGCCACGGATCGCTCCAGACTACACCACCGTGGTCTGATCGGGTAACTTACTTCACCAGCAGCATCTTGCGGGTCGCGGTAA is part of the bacterium genome and harbors:
- the motA gene encoding flagellar motor stator protein MotA, with protein sequence MLAIIGILIVLAGVAGGFTMGGGKLLVLVQPSEFVTIGCASIGGLLISVPIKTLKTVLADTLGILKGAGSDKSIYVEVLQLLNDLFQIARKDGIIALEPHVNDPKESAVFKRFPHILENHSALPFICDTIKLFLAGSVPAHEIEMLMDAEIDTHHEEAAVSPATLSRLGDSLPGLGIVAAVLGIIITMGHMDGGAAVVGHHVASALVGTFLGVLLAYGFVNPLAANLETKNRADSRLLFVIKAGITAFAKGMAPSVSVEFARRAIFHSERPTFEEVEEMMRAAKKTA
- a CDS encoding PD-(D/E)XK nuclease family protein, giving the protein MTLVPRLCYCGNFPELQSRFIAEVSAQRRANPLAPLRVIVRGHLAGLALKRELAWRGCNYANVQFRTMADVAGELAGQAVAARGLRSLNDVTRDAVMARALELCAPLDYFDRICAREGFRRAAWKTLDGLRSAGMTHAMLREMRDRLTHPLLATLRRKVSDLTAIWQSLEQCMAAHGFIDSAALLELATETAKEEPDAAPLIFYGLTELSELEKRFAAALLKGRAATAYLPYAEGHSCTWVKPLREAFGAWGFEELALDPLPATKTLLVRVQRGLFEEITPGSDVPADEDGSLLVVSAPSREREAEEAVRSVLYSPLADSMPARRTAVLLRESDPYTTLLRSSFAQAGIQGYFHRCRTLGDTPTGRALNRLAALLDGRFRRAVVMEFLLSSPVKWPQDLENALDVIPTAEWNQFSLLAGIVSGRNAWPERLGKLRNRFVLELDHGGEDDEDTQRFRAQRLGSLEAMIRFVKRLWQSLAAVEQCRTWRQAVAALWAALRDVCDMGDDSGALLECLMELAELDDLQAPFTPEALRLRAMSVLSQSARRSDRFQVHEPTVAPMDAATGILFDEVLIPGMVEKEIPKPVSADPLLLDDERKTLQELFASKWGVTIPTHAHEHERERFLFHTALMSARRRAVLFYPRRDEATSRDRLPSTYLLKVIEAATAHAADYAALESFIATTPYGRRIAVSRLRGSDPQRAATVFQYHEARLGEALQARTSDALTYLMADHPFFARGVEADVQRHVIRDFTRFDGMMGDPALQKRFGNWFSAEWPALRARHLEEYARCPFNYFVNRALDVWPVEEPPEVQRITALERTILLREILEDFYRAEKEAGRLPLNGECLTRLRRVADNRFARYERDSSTGVHLLWQIDRDRMHRALTDFVSGEIAEPTAFVPDQFARAFTVHMDGSTPMSFSGILDRIDVAPDGTARVVQYKTGKPQRSKGSSLFAGRMMHLPVIRLAAEMLLGGKVESAADCYVAAGRKVVRTEYTGSDWQSGREDFLRAAATIRILIVQGAFFPFPEKSKCALCRARGACGSGRSTAKWGYDLEQTRGFRSLAEVK
- a CDS encoding T9SS type A sorting domain-containing protein; the protein is MKKTVLKTLAFLALAALLVPAAFAQCVSNVPSQIDVGHSYCIRVCEDAFAYPAILLYGNRDGIGAVPVLTLHAGCNAANTDCDVQCTAITPPAYPFVLGGDHFYPENYYGHSDCFDMYLYWVHDNVWALEIYTLCSGCFCLSFDGQLAVNLSTDLTATAGDNAVTLDWATASETSNDHFDVMRDGQLSARIEGLGNSTTGREYTWTDNSAVNGVMYQYQLVSVDANGNSRIEGRVAATPTASSPAQVTEYALLQNYPNPFNPTTSITFDVLEANHVTLKVFNPMGQCVATLVNANTAAGRHSVSFNGQNLTSGLYFYSITIGDRFSATRKMLLVK
- a CDS encoding flagellar motor protein MotB translates to MAGEHHDEAPVIRIVKKISHGGHHGGAWKVAYADFVTAMMALFIVLWILGQSEETKQGIAGYFRDPSGVGGFGAGALGKQSRMTMSSQTTNHGADATVLDMKGDPLQQLEKEADKLKEMIEQQPDLKALSGQISVEVTPEGVRVEINESEKAALFESGSAKLSSKLTQALSVLGAEYRKVSSMVVIEGHTDSAPYAPGSTMTNWELSTQRAMEARRALMDGGLPEQQVYMIRGFADRRPRFDNASDPRNRRISMLLLSPEGLRIASGQTHVVAPVAGGGAK
- a CDS encoding HD domain-containing phosphohydrolase; this encodes MKPGVRVLYLLRAEETHAPTHLLRAAESLHMLRAGRPADAPAREHKPQVICIHAPFDHEAQHALEAVSDLRLPVLGIGSGSMDGLTSQVSEVIPTEDLRSVLGLMASITEARESGGGCQAENAGHCQGSMVEDLVRLLEHMLCLRFADHKESSERVCDAALWIGNHLTLPPAELKDLLRASRLRDIGKLGLTHAIVFARRSERTPEEQAAYDRYPEMGARVLSELPSFRSVAEIVKYQLENFDGSGPAGLMAHQIPLGSRVLRVAAAFAGITLSGDNPQRAARDAITTLEQGRGSLFDPLLVKLVANFHQARKDVKPETATRWVRVTDLSEGMVIAEDVWSRTGMKILPSGTHITPHILRLIRQFPLDPSLESVQILK
- a CDS encoding T9SS type A sorting domain-containing protein, with translation MKRAKTVVVVAALLLLSVCSFATENAFMGFDVGTQKMYAVVIGDSPFHARVSYTQSDPNGYVGNTNTYVPEPVELWSEAELSPTDPSRFTDLPDNTVNVITAYIDIYNNSDQFMYRMSVSDTLLANVEGGNGYYTYQDAGCTPVLPDTIRRNTAFCAWICHGSYTIPIFCEDPTYNPDLLEVTVTNGCDPAESHCNDPNCPRVDWSQFRWFKRVFANCHLFLTLTYCNANPGCVCIWRSDFFLPVNMTGFGAVAGDGSVTLNWGTASETGTNRFIVTRADSREGVYRTMYSVGAAGNSTTRQSYTWTDTDVENGRTYFYKLHVTDAQGNHVYNVDGQTVVASATPNTGLNGAVPTEYSVKNYPNPFNSRTTFAFSIPNADRVTLKVYDLLGREVATVVDRVMPAANYTMNWSADGLATGVYMYTLKSGQFSYTNKLLYIK